From the Nonlabens marinus S1-08 genome, one window contains:
- the tgt gene encoding tRNA guanosine(34) transglycosylase Tgt produces the protein MKFDLLQTDANSQARAGVVHTDHGAIETPIFMPVGTVGTVKGVHQRELKEDVNPDIILANTYHLYLRPGMEVLEKAGGLHQFMNWDRPILTDSGGYQVYSLSANRKIKEEGVKFKSHIDGSYHTFTPERAMDIQRSIGADIIMAFDECTPYPCEFNYARRSMHMTHRWLKRCIERFDNTPDKYGFTQTLFPIIQGSTYTDLRKQSAEFVANCDMDANAIGGLSVGEPAEEMYAMTEVVTAILPKDKPRYLMGVGTPINLLENVALGIDMFDCVMPTRNGRNGMIFTTHGSINIKNKKWEMDFSPLDEAGYAWVDTEYSKAYVRHLFTVNEMLGRQICTIHNLAFYLWLMREARKHILAGDFRTWKDQMVKQMDNRL, from the coding sequence ATGAAATTTGACCTTTTACAAACAGATGCAAACAGTCAAGCGAGAGCCGGCGTTGTGCATACCGATCATGGCGCAATTGAGACGCCTATATTTATGCCTGTAGGTACCGTGGGTACCGTTAAAGGAGTACATCAACGAGAACTTAAAGAAGATGTAAATCCAGACATCATTCTGGCAAACACCTACCATCTTTACTTAAGACCTGGAATGGAAGTGCTGGAAAAAGCAGGCGGATTACACCAATTTATGAATTGGGATCGACCTATACTTACTGATTCTGGCGGATACCAAGTTTATTCTTTAAGTGCAAATCGCAAGATTAAGGAAGAAGGAGTTAAGTTCAAATCTCATATCGATGGGTCCTACCATACCTTTACTCCAGAGCGTGCTATGGATATACAGCGCAGCATTGGTGCAGACATCATTATGGCTTTTGACGAGTGCACGCCTTATCCTTGTGAGTTTAATTATGCACGACGCAGCATGCACATGACTCACCGCTGGTTGAAAAGATGTATCGAGCGTTTTGACAATACTCCAGATAAGTACGGGTTCACGCAAACCTTGTTTCCAATTATTCAAGGAAGTACCTATACTGATTTAAGAAAGCAAAGTGCCGAATTTGTAGCGAACTGTGACATGGATGCAAATGCCATCGGCGGATTGTCAGTTGGAGAACCAGCAGAGGAGATGTATGCAATGACTGAAGTGGTGACAGCTATACTTCCTAAGGATAAACCACGTTATTTAATGGGGGTGGGAACTCCCATCAACCTACTGGAAAATGTAGCGCTGGGTATAGACATGTTTGATTGTGTAATGCCTACAAGAAACGGTAGGAACGGTATGATATTTACCACTCATGGGAGTATCAATATTAAAAATAAGAAGTGGGAAATGGATTTCAGTCCATTAGATGAAGCTGGATATGCCTGGGTGGACACGGAATATTCTAAGGCTTATGTTAGACATCTATTTACAGTTAATGAGATGTTAGGCCGACAAATTTGTACGATCCACAATCTCGCTTTTTATCTGTGGTTGATGAGGGAAGCGCGCAAGCATATTCTGGCTGGAGATTTTAGAACCTGGAAGGATCAAATGGTCAAACAAATGGATAATAGACTGTAG
- a CDS encoding transketolase codes for MADIQHLKDLVSQVRRDIVRQVHAVNSGHPGGSLGCTEFIVALYNEIMDHDPSFQMDGKNQDLFFLSNGHISPVFYSVLAHAGYFPKEELNTFRKLNSRLQGHPTTHEGLPGVRIASGSLGQGMSVGIGAALTKKLNGDDKTVFTLHGDGELQEGQIWEAAMYASANHVDNLIATIDVNGQQIDGSTDTVLTLGDLRKKFEAFGWNVVTVSKGNDMESVIAGIKEAISLSRKRTPICILLHTVMGHGVDFMMGSHEWHGIAPNDEQLAEALKQNPETLGDY; via the coding sequence ATGGCTGATATACAGCACTTAAAAGATTTAGTCTCGCAGGTACGCCGCGACATCGTTCGTCAAGTACATGCCGTCAACAGTGGTCACCCAGGAGGTTCCTTAGGTTGTACCGAGTTTATTGTTGCTCTCTACAATGAGATCATGGATCACGATCCTTCCTTTCAAATGGATGGAAAAAATCAAGACCTGTTCTTCTTATCCAATGGTCACATTTCTCCCGTGTTCTATAGCGTTTTGGCACATGCCGGCTATTTTCCAAAGGAAGAATTGAATACCTTCCGTAAACTGAATTCCAGATTACAAGGCCACCCAACTACTCATGAAGGACTCCCTGGAGTACGAATTGCAAGTGGTTCTCTAGGTCAGGGAATGAGTGTGGGAATAGGCGCAGCGCTTACTAAAAAGCTGAATGGCGATGACAAAACTGTTTTTACCCTTCACGGTGATGGTGAATTGCAAGAAGGTCAGATCTGGGAAGCTGCAATGTATGCTAGCGCAAACCACGTGGACAATCTTATCGCGACTATCGATGTAAACGGTCAGCAGATTGATGGTAGTACAGACACCGTACTCACATTGGGCGACCTCCGTAAAAAGTTTGAAGCTTTTGGCTGGAATGTAGTTACCGTAAGTAAAGGAAATGACATGGAATCTGTTATTGCAGGAATTAAGGAGGCTATCTCGCTTTCGCGAAAGCGAACTCCTATATGCATTCTGCTACATACTGTGATGGGACATGGAGTAGACTTTATGATGGGCTCACACGAGTGGCACGGTATCGCGCCTAACGATGAGCAACTTGCGGAAGCACTGAAGCAAAACCCTGAAACACTGGGCGACTATTAA
- a CDS encoding transketolase family protein, translating to MKTYTNTGNKDTRSGFGAGLEELGNSNENVVALCADLTGSLKMNAFADAHPDRFFQVGIAEANMMSIAAGMTIGGKIPFTGTFANFSTGRVYDQIRQSIAYSDKNVKICASHSGLTLGEDGATHQILEDIGLMKMLPGMTVINTCDFNQTKAATLAIADHHGPVYLRFGRPKVANFTPENGEFKIGKAVILTEGTDVTIVATGHLVWEALEAAKALNEKGISAEVINIHTIKPLDEEAIINSVKKTGCIVTAEEHNYMGGLGESVARTLAQHTPTPQEFVATQDTFGESGTPEQLLEKYGLNAENITLKAEAVIKRKK from the coding sequence ATGAAGACATATACAAATACAGGAAATAAGGACACAAGATCAGGATTCGGCGCTGGACTGGAAGAATTGGGAAACAGCAATGAAAATGTAGTAGCACTTTGTGCTGACCTCACAGGCTCTCTAAAAATGAACGCGTTTGCTGACGCACATCCAGATCGGTTTTTTCAAGTAGGAATTGCGGAGGCTAACATGATGAGTATAGCAGCTGGAATGACCATAGGAGGAAAAATTCCTTTTACAGGAACTTTTGCAAACTTCTCAACGGGTCGTGTTTACGACCAGATTAGACAAAGCATCGCTTACTCTGATAAAAACGTGAAGATTTGCGCTTCGCACTCTGGATTGACGCTGGGAGAAGATGGAGCAACCCACCAGATCCTAGAAGATATTGGGTTAATGAAAATGTTGCCAGGAATGACAGTGATCAACACTTGTGATTTCAACCAGACTAAAGCAGCAACTCTAGCTATTGCAGACCATCACGGGCCAGTATACTTGAGATTTGGCCGTCCTAAGGTGGCGAACTTCACTCCTGAGAACGGAGAGTTCAAAATTGGTAAGGCCGTGATTTTAACTGAAGGTACAGACGTTACGATTGTAGCGACAGGACACTTAGTCTGGGAAGCACTAGAAGCTGCGAAAGCCTTAAATGAAAAAGGAATCAGTGCAGAGGTCATCAACATCCACACCATCAAGCCTCTTGATGAGGAAGCGATTATTAATTCTGTAAAGAAAACAGGCTGTATCGTAACTGCGGAAGAGCATAACTATATGGGTGGACTAGGAGAAAGTGTCGCTAGAACATTAGCGCAACACACGCCTACCCCACAAGAGTTTGTAGCTACTCAAGACACCTTTGGTGAGAGTGGAACTCCAGAGCAGTTGCTAGAGAAATATGGTTTAAATGCTGAAAACATTACCTTGAAAGCTGAAGCAGTTATCAAGCGTAAGAAATAA
- a CDS encoding FKBP-type peptidyl-prolyl cis-trans isomerase, whose product MKNLKLQFLILIFLLVSIACSPDDGPDAIPIRDRQEVYIEDLAKINAFLNTHFYNEDEFQNTPAGADFEIKFDTIAGANSGRTPLSQQVVSQTITRDGVDYKLYTLKVREGSGARQPTFADSALVSYEGTLLNGNVFDSSINSIWFDLPSTITGFTAGVTQFKDASAINPNGDGTLSYEGSGIGAVFIPSGLGYFERTQSGIPAYSPIIFTFKLRRAKTTDHDSDGIFSKFEDLNNDKNLRSPNFADDTDRDGRFNYLEIDDDNDGILTVNENADPNGDGNPNDALDTDGDGIPDYLDARTEN is encoded by the coding sequence ATGAAAAACTTAAAATTACAATTTCTAATCTTAATATTCCTATTGGTTTCAATCGCTTGTAGTCCAGATGACGGGCCAGATGCAATCCCAATACGTGATCGCCAAGAGGTATACATAGAAGACCTTGCCAAAATAAACGCCTTTTTAAACACTCATTTCTATAATGAGGATGAATTCCAAAACACTCCAGCAGGAGCTGATTTTGAAATAAAATTTGATACGATTGCTGGTGCTAATTCTGGACGGACACCGCTATCACAGCAAGTGGTGAGTCAAACAATCACTAGGGATGGTGTGGATTACAAGTTATATACTCTTAAAGTACGAGAAGGTTCTGGGGCCAGACAGCCCACATTTGCAGATAGTGCTTTAGTGAGTTACGAAGGTACCTTACTTAATGGAAATGTATTTGATAGCAGTATCAACTCCATTTGGTTTGACTTACCTTCCACAATCACTGGTTTTACCGCTGGTGTGACTCAGTTTAAAGACGCTTCTGCTATTAATCCAAATGGAGATGGAACCTTATCTTATGAAGGGAGTGGTATAGGAGCTGTTTTTATTCCTTCTGGGCTTGGTTATTTTGAGCGTACTCAAAGTGGTATTCCAGCATATTCTCCTATTATTTTCACTTTCAAATTGCGAAGAGCAAAAACTACAGATCACGACAGTGACGGTATCTTTTCTAAGTTTGAAGATTTGAACAACGATAAAAATTTACGCTCTCCTAATTTTGCTGATGATACGGATAGGGATGGAAGATTCAATTATCTAGAAATTGACGATGACAATGACGGTATCCTTACCGTAAACGAAAATGCAGACCCTAATGGTGATGGTAACCCAAATGATGCACTGGATACAGACGGTGATGGTATTCCAGACTACTTAGACGCAAGGACGGAAAACTAA
- a CDS encoding RNA-binding S4 domain-containing protein yields the protein MRIDKYLWSVRYYKTRSKATDAAKKGRFRVNGDIVKPARDVYPGDMITLRKDQIDYQVEVLDLPANRVGNKLVDLYRMDRTPKESFEARKMVELSQDYYRRKGEGRPTKKDRRDLDNVMDQTEEDV from the coding sequence ATGCGCATTGATAAATATTTATGGTCCGTTCGATACTATAAAACTAGAAGTAAGGCAACTGATGCTGCAAAAAAAGGCCGCTTTAGAGTCAATGGGGACATTGTCAAACCAGCGAGAGATGTCTACCCAGGTGACATGATTACCTTGCGCAAAGATCAAATTGATTACCAAGTTGAGGTTCTTGACCTGCCTGCAAATCGAGTAGGAAACAAATTAGTAGATCTTTATAGAATGGACCGTACGCCTAAAGAAAGTTTTGAAGCGCGTAAAATGGTCGAACTTAGCCAAGACTATTATCGCCGCAAAGGAGAAGGAAGACCGACGAAAAAAGACCGCCGCGATCTAGACAACGTAATGGATCAAACTGAAGAGGATGTTTAA
- a CDS encoding phosphoribosyltransferase family protein: MEILNHDQVSNKIRRIAYQIAEVYMEHDQLILAGIAEGGYTLAQKLKEQLVNICDLNVVLCEVKMDKKNPLNSVTTSIPASDYQDKGIVLCDDVLNSGTTLIYAVRHFLEVPIKKFKTAVLVNRNHKKFPVKADFKGISLSTTMEEHVQVNIQGTTYSVSLS; encoded by the coding sequence ATGGAAATTTTAAATCACGATCAAGTAAGCAATAAAATTAGAAGAATTGCCTATCAAATTGCCGAAGTGTACATGGAGCACGATCAGTTGATACTCGCTGGTATTGCAGAAGGAGGCTACACTCTAGCTCAAAAGCTCAAGGAACAACTGGTAAACATCTGTGATCTGAATGTAGTGCTTTGCGAGGTGAAAATGGATAAGAAAAATCCACTAAACTCTGTTACCACAAGCATTCCAGCGAGTGATTATCAAGATAAAGGGATTGTTTTATGCGATGATGTTTTAAATTCCGGGACCACACTTATTTATGCTGTGCGTCATTTTTTAGAAGTACCTATCAAGAAATTTAAAACTGCTGTGTTAGTGAATCGCAATCACAAAAAATTTCCCGTAAAGGCAGACTTCAAAGGTATTTCTCTCTCTACAACGATGGAAGAACATGTGCAAGTAAACATTCAAGGGACTACCTACAGCGTTAGCTTATCCTAA
- a CDS encoding shikimate kinase, with protein MKISKEPISNIVLLGYMGSGKTTVGQELALQMSWRHLDLDDYIESKKKMTISQIIESKGILFFRKLEQTCLIELLEGAEQTVISLGGGTPCYYDNMKLIIEAPHTRSIYLRANVPFLTYRLFPEKAHRPLIAATTSEENLAEFIGKHLLERSVFYNQADFTIDVQGKSPELLVREITGLG; from the coding sequence TTGAAAATCAGCAAAGAACCTATTTCAAATATTGTGCTTTTAGGCTATATGGGATCTGGAAAAACGACTGTAGGTCAGGAGCTTGCGTTGCAAATGTCCTGGAGGCATCTGGATCTGGACGATTATATAGAATCGAAAAAAAAAATGACTATTTCCCAGATTATTGAGTCAAAAGGTATTCTCTTCTTTAGAAAATTGGAACAAACCTGTCTTATAGAATTGTTGGAAGGTGCAGAGCAAACCGTGATTTCTTTAGGTGGTGGAACTCCTTGTTATTACGATAATATGAAATTAATCATTGAGGCGCCTCACACACGTTCCATTTATTTGCGAGCTAACGTTCCTTTTCTTACCTACCGTCTTTTTCCTGAAAAAGCGCATAGACCTTTAATTGCGGCGACAACTTCAGAAGAAAATCTTGCAGAATTTATAGGAAAGCACTTACTCGAAAGATCTGTATTTTACAATCAGGCAGATTTTACTATAGATGTTCAAGGCAAATCACCAGAACTTTTAGTTAGAGAAATCACAGGTTTAGGATAA
- a CDS encoding MerR family transcriptional regulator: MIKTTFSIKDLENLSGIKAHTIRIWEKRYSLFTPERTDSNIRRYDTNALQRILNVSYLNNNGNKISAIAAMDDCQLEAEVKKHAEKGNTTNHSLQEIKLAMVNFDKNLFNRVFNTGLKELGFQGVFREILIPFLIELGHLWHSNTINVAHEHFISHLIKQKLLSHMEHVDYQPDEQHKELYILFLPQNEMHDLGLLFLNYELLSRGRETLYLGTYMTLEALEHFQNKGKKLVYITYITVDPTIKKVPKFLKQFEKNVNKNGNSDLWILGQMVAKMKDLKLNPTHKTFDSIEQLINGLETSKKLEH; this comes from the coding sequence TTGATTAAGACTACCTTCAGTATCAAGGATTTAGAGAATCTGAGCGGGATCAAGGCTCACACCATACGCATCTGGGAAAAAAGATACAGCCTTTTTACTCCAGAGCGGACTGATTCTAATATCAGGCGATACGATACAAACGCTCTACAGCGTATTCTTAATGTAAGCTACCTCAACAATAACGGCAATAAGATAAGTGCCATTGCTGCTATGGATGACTGCCAGCTAGAAGCCGAAGTCAAAAAACACGCTGAAAAAGGCAATACTACAAATCACAGTTTGCAGGAAATCAAACTGGCTATGGTCAATTTTGACAAAAACCTTTTCAATAGAGTCTTTAATACTGGTTTGAAAGAATTAGGATTTCAAGGGGTTTTTAGGGAAATACTGATACCTTTTTTAATCGAGCTAGGTCACCTATGGCACAGCAACACCATAAATGTCGCACATGAACATTTCATAAGTCATTTGATCAAACAAAAATTGTTGAGCCACATGGAACATGTGGATTATCAACCTGATGAACAACACAAAGAACTATATATACTATTTCTCCCTCAAAATGAGATGCACGACTTAGGATTACTGTTCTTAAACTATGAACTGCTTTCTCGAGGTAGAGAAACTCTTTACTTGGGTACTTACATGACCTTAGAAGCCTTAGAGCATTTTCAAAACAAAGGTAAAAAACTGGTATACATCACATATATTACCGTGGATCCAACCATAAAAAAAGTACCTAAATTTCTAAAGCAATTTGAAAAAAACGTCAATAAAAATGGAAATAGCGACCTATGGATTCTAGGACAGATGGTCGCCAAAATGAAGGACCTCAAACTAAATCCAACTCATAAAACTTTCGATTCTATCGAACAATTGATAAACGGATTAGAAACCAGTAAAAAACTTGAGCACTAG
- a CDS encoding phytoene desaturase family protein, with protein sequence MNHKIAVIGSGFSSLAAAAYLAQSGHEVTMFEKNDTVGGRARRLERDGFTFDIGPSWYWMPDIFERFFADFDKKPSDYYTLDKLNPAYSVYFENDRIQIGDNLEAIKQTFEAIEPGSAQKLQEFMDKSSENYDIAIKNLVYRPGESPLELVTPQTVKKLGAFIGNVSKDVRKKFKDPKLVSILEFPVLFLGATPGNTPSFYNFMNYADFGLGTWHPKGGMYEVILGMKKLAEEQGVVIKTNAPVTEILVDEHGTAEGISLDGEIHLFDVVLSGADYHHSETLLKSKYRQYSEKYWDKKTFAPSSLIFYVGFEGKLKNVDHHNLFFDTDFTKHANEIYEDPKWPEDPLFYANFTSITDSQTAPDGCENGFFLIPLAPGLEDTPTLREEYFKKIMDRFEKLTDQKVMDRILFKESFCVNDFKDAYNSYKGNAYGMANTLLQTAFLRPNLRSRKVKSLYFTGQLTVPGPGVPPSLISGKLAAQLINKHLST encoded by the coding sequence ATGAATCATAAAATTGCCGTCATAGGCTCCGGGTTTTCTTCCCTCGCTGCAGCTGCCTATCTAGCGCAATCTGGGCATGAAGTAACCATGTTTGAAAAAAATGATACCGTTGGAGGTCGCGCACGACGTCTAGAACGTGATGGCTTCACCTTTGACATTGGGCCGTCTTGGTACTGGATGCCTGATATCTTTGAACGCTTTTTTGCAGATTTTGATAAAAAACCTTCAGATTACTACACACTGGACAAATTGAACCCAGCATATTCTGTTTATTTTGAAAATGATCGCATACAAATAGGTGATAATTTAGAAGCTATAAAACAGACATTTGAGGCCATCGAACCTGGAAGTGCACAGAAGTTGCAAGAATTCATGGACAAATCCAGCGAGAATTATGATATCGCTATTAAAAATCTAGTATATCGTCCAGGGGAATCTCCATTGGAACTTGTAACACCCCAAACCGTTAAAAAACTAGGTGCTTTTATTGGGAATGTTTCTAAAGATGTCCGTAAAAAATTCAAAGATCCAAAATTAGTTTCTATACTAGAGTTTCCTGTATTGTTTTTAGGTGCTACTCCAGGAAATACGCCAAGCTTTTACAATTTCATGAATTATGCAGACTTTGGACTAGGAACTTGGCATCCTAAAGGCGGGATGTACGAGGTTATTCTGGGTATGAAAAAGTTGGCTGAGGAGCAAGGTGTAGTGATAAAAACAAACGCGCCCGTGACTGAAATCCTTGTCGATGAACATGGAACTGCAGAAGGGATTTCGCTTGATGGGGAAATCCATTTGTTTGATGTCGTGCTATCTGGAGCAGATTACCACCATTCCGAAACTCTTTTGAAGTCTAAGTACCGGCAGTATTCCGAAAAGTACTGGGACAAAAAAACTTTTGCTCCCAGCTCATTAATATTTTATGTAGGCTTTGAAGGCAAGCTTAAAAATGTGGATCACCACAACCTGTTTTTTGATACAGATTTCACGAAACACGCCAATGAAATTTATGAAGATCCTAAATGGCCTGAAGACCCATTGTTTTATGCTAATTTCACTTCTATAACAGATTCTCAAACAGCGCCTGATGGCTGTGAAAATGGATTCTTCCTTATTCCACTAGCACCAGGATTAGAGGATACCCCTACGTTACGAGAGGAATATTTTAAAAAGATTATGGATAGGTTTGAAAAATTGACCGACCAAAAAGTGATGGATCGCATTCTGTTTAAGGAGTCTTTTTGCGTTAATGATTTCAAGGACGCCTACAATAGTTATAAGGGAAATGCATATGGGATGGCAAATACATTACTTCAAACAGCATTTCTTAGACCTAATTTGAGGAGTAGAAAGGTAAAAAGTCTGTATTTTACGGGTCAATTAACCGTACCCGGACCAGGCGTGCCGCCCTCTTTGATTTCTGGAAAGTTAGCCGCACAATTGATAAACAAACACTTGAGTACATGA
- a CDS encoding phytoene/squalene synthase family protein, with translation MKSIFDEVSRQCSRAVTNNYSTSFSLASKMLGPSIRQDIHNIYGFVRFADEIVDTFHDYDKRVLLDRFEQDLAYAIDEKISLNPILNSFQETVNKYNITPDMYGAFIHSMRLDLDKSVYLTEEEYKNYIYGSADVVGLMSLKVFVKGDQQKYDDLKEDAMRLGSAFQKVNFLRDLKADLDVLERSYFPNTDLHDLKEEDKARLIEEIEADFDAGLRGIQRLPVEAKLGVYTAYKYYRRLLTRLERTPSAEIRNTRIRVPNYEKIGLLAKGYVSYRLNLI, from the coding sequence ATGAAAAGTATCTTTGACGAGGTTTCCAGACAATGCAGTCGGGCAGTAACTAACAATTACAGCACGTCTTTCTCGCTTGCCAGCAAAATGCTAGGGCCGTCGATTAGACAAGATATACACAACATTTATGGTTTTGTCCGGTTTGCTGATGAGATCGTGGATACCTTTCACGACTATGACAAACGCGTATTGCTAGATCGTTTTGAACAGGATCTTGCTTATGCAATTGATGAGAAAATTAGCCTGAATCCTATTCTCAATTCCTTTCAAGAAACAGTAAATAAATATAATATTACTCCAGATATGTATGGAGCATTCATTCACAGTATGCGCTTGGATCTAGATAAAAGCGTTTATTTGACTGAGGAAGAATATAAAAACTACATCTACGGTAGTGCGGACGTGGTAGGACTTATGTCTTTAAAGGTGTTTGTAAAAGGGGATCAGCAGAAGTATGACGATCTCAAAGAAGACGCCATGCGTTTAGGTAGTGCCTTTCAAAAAGTGAATTTTCTAAGAGACTTGAAAGCAGACCTTGACGTATTAGAACGTAGTTATTTTCCAAACACAGATCTTCATGATCTTAAGGAAGAGGATAAAGCACGATTGATTGAAGAGATTGAAGCTGACTTTGACGCAGGCCTTAGAGGAATTCAACGTTTACCAGTGGAGGCTAAACTAGGCGTGTACACGGCATACAAATATTACCGCCGCCTACTGACTCGATTAGAACGAACGCCATCAGCAGAAATACGCAATACAAGAATACGCGTTCCTAATTATGAAAAAATTGGCTTGCTAGCTAAAGGCTATGTGAGCTATAGACTCAACTTAATCTAG
- a CDS encoding sterol desaturase family protein has translation MEIVLWSLIFIVTFIIMEFNAWFIHKYIMHGFLWNLHEDHHHKTHDSWFEKNDWFFVFFASISITFKLLHSFLDLWWALPISAGIFAYGVAYFVVHDIFIHQRFKWLRKANNTYAKGVRRAHKIHHKHLGKGDGENFGMLIVPLKYFK, from the coding sequence ATGGAAATAGTATTATGGTCCCTTATTTTTATAGTCACTTTTATAATAATGGAGTTCAATGCATGGTTCATCCATAAATATATTATGCACGGTTTTCTATGGAATTTGCATGAAGACCACCATCACAAAACCCACGACAGTTGGTTTGAAAAAAACGATTGGTTTTTTGTTTTTTTTGCGAGTATTAGCATCACATTTAAATTATTACACAGCTTTTTAGACCTGTGGTGGGCATTGCCTATCAGTGCTGGAATATTTGCATATGGTGTTGCGTACTTTGTGGTACACGATATTTTTATTCACCAACGCTTTAAATGGCTGCGTAAAGCGAACAATACTTATGCAAAAGGCGTGAGACGCGCTCACAAGATCCATCACAAGCACTTAGGTAAAGGCGATGGGGAGAACTTTGGTATGTTGATCGTACCATTGAAATACTTTAAATAA
- the crtD gene encoding 1-hydroxycarotenoid 3,4-desaturase CrtD — protein MVTAAVIGAGIGGLATALRLRHKGYDVTVFEKNEYAGGKLHAIEQDGYRFDLGPSLFTLPELVLELHQLFPEVVQNFDFKTLDTACHYFWEDGVTFKAPTGTDQFAKEATLVFNEEENILKSYLNNSKSKYNITKSLFLEKSLHRWKTYLSRDTIKAIIKIPFLGISNTLHEQNEQFENPKLTQLFNRYATYNGSSPYSTPGIMSMIPHLEIGLGTYYPEGGMHRISQSLYELAEKVGVKFRFRESVTSINHNQNQATGVTTAQGFYAQDLVVSNMDIYPTYHRLITDIEKPEKTLEQERSSSALIFYWGISKKFPQLDLHNILFSEDYPTEFEYIFKKKELYNDPTVYINITSKMTPSDAPQGCENWFVMINAPGDYGQDWKQLVAEAKADIIAKIHRTLHIDVTPLIETEYILTPQGIEENTSSYRGALYGAASNNKFAAFLRHPNFNGKLKNLYHVGGSVHPGGGIPLCLLSAQIATDMIPPAQ, from the coding sequence GTGGTTACTGCTGCCGTTATAGGTGCAGGAATCGGTGGGCTGGCGACGGCATTGCGATTGCGTCATAAAGGTTATGATGTGACTGTTTTTGAAAAAAACGAGTACGCTGGTGGAAAACTGCACGCCATTGAACAAGATGGCTACAGGTTTGACCTAGGTCCTTCCCTATTCACCTTACCAGAATTAGTACTGGAATTGCACCAACTTTTTCCTGAAGTCGTTCAGAATTTCGATTTTAAAACTTTGGATACCGCTTGCCATTACTTTTGGGAGGATGGAGTCACTTTTAAAGCTCCTACAGGTACAGACCAATTTGCTAAAGAAGCCACTTTAGTTTTTAATGAAGAGGAAAATATTCTGAAAAGTTACCTCAATAATAGCAAGTCAAAATACAATATTACAAAGTCCTTATTTCTTGAAAAATCGCTTCACCGCTGGAAGACCTACCTGAGTCGCGACACCATTAAGGCGATTATAAAAATTCCATTCTTAGGTATTAGCAATACGTTACACGAGCAAAATGAGCAATTTGAGAACCCTAAGCTGACTCAGCTTTTCAATCGCTACGCCACTTACAACGGTTCATCACCTTATTCGACTCCGGGAATTATGAGTATGATTCCGCATTTGGAGATTGGGCTAGGAACTTATTACCCTGAAGGTGGTATGCATCGCATCTCGCAGTCGCTCTACGAACTTGCAGAAAAAGTTGGAGTGAAATTCCGCTTTCGCGAAAGCGTCACCTCCATCAACCACAACCAGAATCAGGCTACGGGAGTCACCACTGCTCAAGGCTTTTATGCACAAGATCTCGTGGTGTCTAACATGGATATTTATCCCACTTACCACCGGTTGATTACTGATATTGAGAAACCAGAAAAAACATTAGAACAAGAACGATCCAGCAGTGCCTTGATTTTTTATTGGGGAATTTCAAAAAAGTTCCCGCAACTGGATCTACACAATATTTTATTTAGCGAGGATTACCCTACTGAATTTGAATACATTTTTAAGAAAAAAGAGTTGTACAATGACCCGACAGTTTACATCAACATCACTAGTAAGATGACTCCTAGCGATGCTCCTCAAGGGTGTGAAAATTGGTTTGTGATGATCAATGCTCCTGGGGATTATGGTCAAGACTGGAAACAATTAGTAGCTGAGGCAAAAGCTGATATCATCGCAAAGATTCATCGCACGCTACATATTGACGTGACGCCACTTATCGAGACAGAATATATTTTAACGCCTCAAGGGATCGAAGAAAATACCAGTTCTTACCGCGGTGCCTTATACGGTGCAGCAAGTAATAACAAGTTTGCCGCATTCTTAAGACACCCAAACTTCAATGGAAAACTTAAAAACTTGTATCATGTAGGCGGGTCAGTTCACCCTGGCGGTGGAATCCCACTGTGTTTACTAAGCGCACAAATTGCAACAGACATGATTCCTCCAGCACAATGA